A genomic segment from Asterias amurensis chromosome 6, ASM3211899v1 encodes:
- the LOC139939037 gene encoding neuronal acetylcholine receptor subunit alpha-2-like isoform X2 encodes MASEAEGRLHHQLFENGYNKRPLPVVNASDILTVYFDLAVTQIVDVDEKNQVFTSKVWMKQVWTDPKLWWDPKDFSDITNIKVPTQKIWIPDILIYNNADGPFGISSKTWANINYNGTVTWFPPIVYKSSCRINVRYYPFDEQNCTMKFGSWTYDGDALNLLPLKQEAGRKDYWENGEWVMKESPCFRNVKKYLCCESLYIDITCHFILRRKPLYYFAYLLMPCGLISFNTVLVFYLPPDISEKMALCTSVLLSMAVFLLLVTQQIPANATDFPLIVKYLLFTMVVVSSSIVFTVFILNIRFRSPQTHTMPKWVRWLMIDTLPKYLWMKRPERYSLRYRNVGVSITRDALGPSNFLDTRKIVMENKGNNYTVRMRAELDNDDESDNDLQGNMQPLRYLPTGHVDPECTEAMIVNNAIEEIMYLTTRCSNEEDDKREKEDWKYIAMVVDRIFLIAYLCAVFAGNAGIIFESPHAKEFFFGA; translated from the exons ATGGCGTCAGAGGCAGAGGGTCGACTGCATCATCAGCTGTTCGAAAACGGTTACAACAAGCGCCCTCTACCGGTGGTCAACGCCTCAGACATCCTGACTGTGTATTTCGACTTGGCTGTCACACAAATAGTTGATGTT GACGAGAAAAATCAGGTCTTTACGTCAAAGGTTTGGATGAAACAG GTTTGGACAGATCCAAAGCTTTGGTGGGATCCTAAAGACTTCTCTGACATCACCAACATAAAAGTCCCTACACAAAAGATATGGATTCCTGATATCCTTATATATAACAA CGCTGATGGGCCGTTCGGCATTTCCTCCAAGACATGGGCAAACATCAACTACAACGGGACAGTCACCTGGTTCCCGCCAATAGTCTACAAGAGTTCGTGTCGTATCAATGTCCGGTACTACCCGTTCGATGAGCAGAACTGCACCATGAAGTTCGGGTCATGGACCTACGACGGTGACGCCCTGAATCTGTTACCTCTCAAGCAGGAAGCCGGCAGGAAAGACTACTGGGAGAATGGCGAATGGGTCATGAAAGAGTCGCCGTGTTTTAGAAACGTCAAAAAGTACCTGTGTTGTGAGTCGTTGTATATAGATATAACCTGCCACTTCATACTGCGTAGGAAGCCACTGTACTATTTCGCCTATTTGCTGATGCCGTGCGGCCTGATCTCCTTCAACACGGTCCTGGTATTCTACCTACCACCGGACATCAGCGAGAAGATGGCGTTGTGTACATCTGTATTGCTGTCCATGGCCGTGTTCCTCCTGTTGGTAACCCAGCAGATCCCGGCCAACGCCACTGACTTCCCGCTGATCGTCAAGTACCTGTTGTTCACCATGGTAGTGGTGTCCTCGTCCATCGTCTTCACCGTTTTCATTCTGAACATCCGGTTCCGATCTCCCCAGACCCACACCATGCCCAAGTGGGTACGGTGGCTCATGATAGACACACTACCCAAGTACCTCTGGATGAAGAGACCGGAGCGGTACTCTTTGAGGTACCGCAATGTCGGGGTCAGCATCACACGAGATGCGCTTGGTCCGTCCAACTTCCTGGACACGAGGAAAATCGTCATGGAGAACAAGGGCAATAACTACACAGTGCGCATGCGTGCTGAGCTGGACAATGATGACGAGTCGGATAACGACTTACAAG GAAATATGCAGCCATTGCGGTACTTGCCTACTGGACATGTAGATCCAGAGTGTACCGAGGCCATGATTGTCAACAATGCAATTGAAGAGATCATGTATCTTACAACAAGATGCTCCAATGAGGAAGACGACAAAAgg GAGAAGGAGGATTGGAAATACATTGCTATGGTAGTGGATCGCATCTTCCTCATCGCCTACCTGTGTGCCGTCTTTGCAGGCAATGCGGGAATCATATTCGAGTCCCCTCACGCTAAGGAGTTCTTCTTCGGTGCATGA
- the LOC139939037 gene encoding neuronal acetylcholine receptor subunit alpha-3-like isoform X1, translating to MLLLMNALAQLTWILLLEGYRIGCMASEAEGRLHHQLFENGYNKRPLPVVNASDILTVYFDLAVTQIVDVDEKNQVFTSKVWMKQVWTDPKLWWDPKDFSDITNIKVPTQKIWIPDILIYNNADGPFGISSKTWANINYNGTVTWFPPIVYKSSCRINVRYYPFDEQNCTMKFGSWTYDGDALNLLPLKQEAGRKDYWENGEWVMKESPCFRNVKKYLCCESLYIDITCHFILRRKPLYYFAYLLMPCGLISFNTVLVFYLPPDISEKMALCTSVLLSMAVFLLLVTQQIPANATDFPLIVKYLLFTMVVVSSSIVFTVFILNIRFRSPQTHTMPKWVRWLMIDTLPKYLWMKRPERYSLRYRNVGVSITRDALGPSNFLDTRKIVMENKGNNYTVRMRAELDNDDESDNDLQGNMQPLRYLPTGHVDPECTEAMIVNNAIEEIMYLTTRCSNEEDDKREKEDWKYIAMVVDRIFLIAYLCAVFAGNAGIIFESPHAKEFFFGA from the exons GCTGTATGGCGTCAGAGGCAGAGGGTCGACTGCATCATCAGCTGTTCGAAAACGGTTACAACAAGCGCCCTCTACCGGTGGTCAACGCCTCAGACATCCTGACTGTGTATTTCGACTTGGCTGTCACACAAATAGTTGATGTT GACGAGAAAAATCAGGTCTTTACGTCAAAGGTTTGGATGAAACAG GTTTGGACAGATCCAAAGCTTTGGTGGGATCCTAAAGACTTCTCTGACATCACCAACATAAAAGTCCCTACACAAAAGATATGGATTCCTGATATCCTTATATATAACAA CGCTGATGGGCCGTTCGGCATTTCCTCCAAGACATGGGCAAACATCAACTACAACGGGACAGTCACCTGGTTCCCGCCAATAGTCTACAAGAGTTCGTGTCGTATCAATGTCCGGTACTACCCGTTCGATGAGCAGAACTGCACCATGAAGTTCGGGTCATGGACCTACGACGGTGACGCCCTGAATCTGTTACCTCTCAAGCAGGAAGCCGGCAGGAAAGACTACTGGGAGAATGGCGAATGGGTCATGAAAGAGTCGCCGTGTTTTAGAAACGTCAAAAAGTACCTGTGTTGTGAGTCGTTGTATATAGATATAACCTGCCACTTCATACTGCGTAGGAAGCCACTGTACTATTTCGCCTATTTGCTGATGCCGTGCGGCCTGATCTCCTTCAACACGGTCCTGGTATTCTACCTACCACCGGACATCAGCGAGAAGATGGCGTTGTGTACATCTGTATTGCTGTCCATGGCCGTGTTCCTCCTGTTGGTAACCCAGCAGATCCCGGCCAACGCCACTGACTTCCCGCTGATCGTCAAGTACCTGTTGTTCACCATGGTAGTGGTGTCCTCGTCCATCGTCTTCACCGTTTTCATTCTGAACATCCGGTTCCGATCTCCCCAGACCCACACCATGCCCAAGTGGGTACGGTGGCTCATGATAGACACACTACCCAAGTACCTCTGGATGAAGAGACCGGAGCGGTACTCTTTGAGGTACCGCAATGTCGGGGTCAGCATCACACGAGATGCGCTTGGTCCGTCCAACTTCCTGGACACGAGGAAAATCGTCATGGAGAACAAGGGCAATAACTACACAGTGCGCATGCGTGCTGAGCTGGACAATGATGACGAGTCGGATAACGACTTACAAG GAAATATGCAGCCATTGCGGTACTTGCCTACTGGACATGTAGATCCAGAGTGTACCGAGGCCATGATTGTCAACAATGCAATTGAAGAGATCATGTATCTTACAACAAGATGCTCCAATGAGGAAGACGACAAAAgg GAGAAGGAGGATTGGAAATACATTGCTATGGTAGTGGATCGCATCTTCCTCATCGCCTACCTGTGTGCCGTCTTTGCAGGCAATGCGGGAATCATATTCGAGTCCCCTCACGCTAAGGAGTTCTTCTTCGGTGCATGA